TCCGGGACTTCAGATTCAGACAGGTGAAGATGGTTAATATCCTTTAAGTGACACAATGGCAAGCTACCCAATGCCCCTTTTCAATTTCTACCATCTCTGGCTCTTTTTTACTGCAAATTTCAGCAGCAAATGGGCATCCTGGATAAAACACGCACCCTGATAGACCGCGATAAACATTCGTATTTTTTATATTCGCTCCTTCTCCTTCTAAGAATATATCCCCTACTGATACTGGAGAAATCAAGGTATTTGTGTATGGATGCCTTTCATAACCAAATATGTCGTTTGTATTACCGATTTCAACAATCTTACCATGATACATCACTGCTATCCTATCGCTCATGCGTCGCACAACTTCTAAATCATGCGATATGAACAGAAGTGTCAGGTGCAATTCCCTTTTTAAATCCTGTATTAAATTCAGTATCTGTGCCTGAACAGAGACGTCTAAAGAGGAAGTGGGTTCATCTGCAACAATAAAGTCCGGATTTAATGCAAGAACCCTCGCAAGCACGACCCTTTGATTTTGTCCGCCACTTAGCTGGTAAGGATAGCGATTTACATGTTCG
The Methanophagales archaeon DNA segment above includes these coding regions:
- a CDS encoding ABC transporter ATP-binding protein: MIEVKDLRKYFSSGILKKQCIKAVDGISFQIERGETLGLVGESGCGKTTVGKLLLRLIEPTSGEIIFDGIDLLQLKRKELRRLRPRMQMIFQDPEASLNPRMKIGDSIAEPLKLQGTMGKSEIKDKVLELIETVGLNPEHVNRYPYQLSGGQNQRVVLARVLALNPDFIVADEPTSSLDVSVQAQILNLIQDLKRELHLTLLFISHDLEVVRRMSDRIAVMYHGKIVEIGNTNDIFGYERHPYTNTLISPVSVGDIFLEGEGANIKNTNVYRGLSGCVFYPGCPFAAEICSKKEPEMVEIEKGHWVACHCVT